DNA sequence from the Candidatus Methylarchaceae archaeon HK02M2 genome:
AAAAAATTGGTAGAAGAAGAGATAAGATGTCCTTGGTGTGATTCGAAATTTCCTGACTCTGAAACCTTAAGTAAACATATAGACGATGTGCATCTAGGAAGAGGGCTTCTTGAAGGGGATAAGAGAAAGTGGGCAGAATGATAAATGATAAACTAAAGTACAAATTCTGCAATTATTGAATTATTGAACGAATAGTCTGAAATCTTCGATACTAGTGTCGATATGTATTGAGACGATCTTCTTCTAAAGCAACTTGTATGGCTTTAAGTGCACTTTTCTCCTTATCTTTGATCTCTAACATTATATCAAAATCAAAAGATTTTGTTTTTTCTAAAAAGTTTTTAAAATGCTCCAGATTCAATGAATCAACATGTTTACCTTTCTGTTTACCTTTTTGTTGAGAACTATAATCAACCATCGGTATACCATCTTTTTCTTTCCAAGTTGTTGTAAATAGCTTAAAGGCCTCACTTATCGTTTCCCCAGAATTATTTAACTCATGATGAAAATTGTCAAATAATATTGGTACTCCTGTCTGGGAATTTATCTGAAGACAATCTTTTAGATTGTAAAACCTATCATCGTTTTCAATCACAAGTCGTTTTTTAATAAATTCATCAAGCTTCCAGAACCTTTCGATAAACCTCTTTATGCTCTTTTCCTTATCTCCATAGACTCCACCGATATGTATCTGTATTTTAGCAGAAGCGTCTAGTTCCATTAAATCTAAAACCTGTGCGTGATAAATAAGTTCTCTTAAACTATTTTTGAAGACTTCATCATCTATTGAATTAATGAGAACGAATTGATCAGGATGCATAGATATTCTTATATCATGTGTTTTGATCAAACGACCGATTTCTTTAAATTTTCTTCTAAAATGATTTGGCCAGTTAAAATTGCAGATAGGATGGGATGCAAAGGGGATTAAATCTGAAGTTATTCTAAAAAATAAAACATTGTGTTTTATATTAAATTTGAATATTTTAACTAGACAATCCAAATTATTCTTAATGGTCTCTATTAAGCGCTCTTCGGAGTAAGACTTTAAGCGAAATGTCCTACTGCTTTTACATCCAATAGAACGATTTATACACGGATAACCTATTTTCAAACCATTTTATACAAAACTTTGCTTGGTTAACTTTAATATTTTTTATGCTGTTTTAGCATGCTTATATGAAATTCCTTCGTTCACCCAGAGTTCTAAGTTATAACATGGAAGATCATTATATATAATATATTTTATAAAAACTCAAATTATTGTATATGCTCTTTGAGACACAATGGTAAATCAAGTTGAATTTTTATTAAGAGGAAAGTTGTTACCACCCTTAATAAGTAAGCTGCAAGTTTCTGAAAGACTGATTATTGAAAATGTTTTGGGTCCTATTGAGTTTAGTATTCCTAGAGAATCGGATTCTTTTGCTATTGCCTACGTTGGTTCGGAGGATAAATCATACTTTTTTCTTGATGCAACCATATACATTGATTTCTTTCTTTTGATACATGCTCTAACACATAATATAGTTGTAACTCATTATAAAGGCATAGCATTTGAAATATCGACGATAAATGATCTTGGAAAAAAGAAAGTCTCATTCAGAAAATTTAAGAAAGTTAACATTTTAAAGGAAGATCTTCAATGTGAGCTGAGCAAAATAATTCTTTTAACCAAAGAGCGTTTTCTTGAATTTGAAAAGGATACTGAAAAAATCATGGGTGAATATCTCGGTCTAGCTCTCCGTTATCATTTTTTTGCATTACAGGCTTATAATAGACGTCACTTTGATGAGGTTGTTCTCAACTTGGTAATTGCAGCTGAAGCTCTTTTCAGTACTGGCAAATCTCATAAATATAATCTTAAAAGAAGATTCTCTAACTTTATAGCAAATGACGAAACTGAAATTTATGAGATTGAAAAAACGATAAGCAACTTCTATGATTTAAGAAGTGCTATTGTTCATGGAGGGAAAAAGAAAATTACTTTCAATGACGTAAAAATTCCGAGCATATATATTCAAAAAGCAATCGAAAAAGCACTTTCTTCTAGACTCTATTTAAAAGAAGAATTACTAAAAGTCACCGATATTGAAAGTGAATGATAGATAGTTATGAAATTTCCCTTAAGAGGTCCATAAAAACACTTACAAGTTTTGGACTCGCTTTCATAATGTCTGAGGAGGTAATTATTCCTACGAGCCTATCATTTTCTATAACAGGCAATCTTTTAATTCGTTTTTTCGTCATCAATTTTGCTGCATCTTCAATGTCAGTATTAGGGTTTATTGTCACCAACGGAGTAGACATAATTTTTTTGATTTCAAATAATTTTGGCTCCGAGTGAAGCTCCACCATCCTTAATATGTCTCTTTCTGTTACTATTCCAATTGGTCTTCTTCTTTCAGTATCCACAACTACGACTGAACCAATGTTAAACTTGTTCATCTTTTGAACAGCTTCTCTTACATTCTCGTATATACCTACAGTTTTAACATTCTTCGTCATAACGTCTCTTACCATGAGAATGCCCGACATTTTCGTCATCTTAACTTAAGATAATTCCATATAAATATTCATCTTGAATTTTTTAGGTTTTATGAATCACGTCATATTTTTAATAATGATATAATTAATTGGATTTGTTAACCCTATGAAACCTAGTCTCGACAATCTTAGAATGGAGTTGGTAAATGGTGCAAAGGCCATTTTTTCTAAAGGTCTTGTAGATGTTGGTGAAGGGAATGTTAGTGTTCGTATACCAAAAAAGCAAGAGTTACTCATTACTCCAACTTTTAACCTATATGAGACGATGAAAAAAGAAGATGTTGTTCATTTAAAATTTGATGGTACACAATTAAGTAAAGGCAAACGTGCCTCCTCAGAATACAGACTACATGTAGCTATTTATAAAGCTCGTCCAAAAGCACAATGTGTTATTCATACACATTCACCTTATGCAACAATGCTTTCTGTAGCTAGAATAAAGATTCCTATCTTATTGGAGGAGATGGTTGTTTTTTTGGGTGGTGAAGTTAATGTCTCAGAATTCGGACGAGCGCATACCGATGAGATGGGAGAAAAGCCACTGATGGCTTTAAGTACAACGAATGCTGTCCTATTAGCTAATCACGGAGTTTTGGTCTGTGGGAGAACTGTGGAACATGCGATAAAGATGGCTGAATTAGTCGAGAAAATGGCAAAAATATTTTGGGGTTCATCTCAGATTGGAGAACCTGTTAATATCTCTAAAGAAGCATCTAGATTTAAAAAGATTTTTGACTTGAATTTTGCAACTTATTAAATTGAGAGGTAAATCTTATAACAATCTCACTAAAAATAGTAGTATAATTTAAATTAAATTAAAGGTGGATAATTTGGGAGAAAAAGAACAAATTGTACTTGAAGCTATGGAAAAAGCGGGAAAACCGGTGAGACCTGGAGATGTTGTAAAGATGGTCGATCTCGACAAGGAAGAAGTCTCCAAGATTATAGCAAGTCTGAAAAAGAAGGGAAAAATTACTTCTCCCAAAAGGTGTTTTTATGCGCCAGTTATTGATAAATGAATCTCTTAAGTTTGATAAACCAAAAACCTGTAAAGTTTAGTTTAGTTTAGTTTAGTCAACCCTATTCGTACCAGTCCAATCATAACCGATTCCATTATATTATTCTTCTATTTTTGGATGTTATCAGAAATCAACTCAAACAGTTTTGAGAGGCTACCAGATACATCTCTTTTTAAGTTAATTCGCAAGACTCTACGGCCAAGTTGTTTTAAAGCTTGGTAATCCCCTAAGGCTTGAACTTGGATTAAGTTATTAAAGGTATAATTGGTCTCAGGCACTTCTAAATCTTCTCCTGGTTCGTCGATCAATTGGATAAATAGACCTGTATTGGGACCGCCCTTATGCAATTGTCCAGTTGAATGTAAGAAACGGGGACCGTAACCCGATGTTGTTGCCAATTGAAGATTGTTTAAAAGTACAAGACGAATCTTCTGTAGGGCTTCTGTCGTCTCAGGAGTGGGAGGTAAGAAAGCTTGTATCGCTATATAGTCTCCTTCCTTAGCTTCGCCAAACCAACACTTTAGAGCTTTGGTTAACGCTTTAGAGTCTTCAACCGATATCGTTTCCACATCTTTTTTGTTTAATATTCCCTTTTCCACTTTAGCCATCATATTCTTAGCAAAGTCTTTAGCCATCTGCACGTCTGGCTGGTTAAAAGGGTGTACACCTATCACTGAACCAACTGCTGCCACAGTTATCTCCCAAGAAAAGATTTCTTGGCTCAGATTAATTTTATCAGTTAGCTTGATGCACACTATTGGATGGCCTTTGACTTCCAACTCTTTTACTAGTTCTTCGAGTTCAATATTATCATCCTTCTCAATATAAAAATAGATGAAAAAACGATCTGCAGCATAATTCTTAGACGAAGTTATTGGTTCATTAACTATCGGGATCGTACCTTTACCATCCTTACCTAGGCTCTCAGCAATAAGTTGCTCTAGCCAAAGAGAGAAACTACTTATCGATGGTGAAGTAAGGAAGGTTACCTTATCACGACCCATTTTGGTTAGTTCACCCAGCGCTGCAGCTAAGACTAAGCTTGTAGTTTCATTTAGGGAGATGCTTAATGAACAATTTTCGGACATGATCCAAGATCGATCAAGGAACTTTTGAACATCCATCCCGATAAGCGAGGCAGGCAGTATTCCAAAGGCGGTTAGAGCTGAATATCTTCCACCTATATCTGATGGAGCTTGGAAAATGTTACGGAAGCCTCTCTCCTGAGCCATTTTCATCAGAGGTGTCCCAAGATCGGTGATGGCAACGAAGTGACTACCACGATCTTTTTCTATTTGACCGACTTTCTTCCAGAAGTATCGAAAGAGGGATAAAGTTTCAATAGTAGTTCCTGATTTACTAGATACAATGAAGAGGGTATGTCGTAAATCGATTTTCATTTCGACTGTTCTTATAGCTGATGGATGAGTACTATCTAGAACTATAAGTTCAGGATACCCCTTTGCATTTCCGAAGATAGTCTGGAATACTTCTGAAGCTAGGCTTGATCCACCCATTCCAAGTAGGATTACATGGCGTATACCTTCTGATTTCACTTTTTCCGCGAAAGATATAAAATCTTCGAGTTGTTCGTTCATTATTTCAGGAAGTACCAACCAACCTAATCGGTTGGTTATTTCAGGGACGGTTTTTGGGAACCATAAAGTGGCGTCTTTTGCCCAAAATCTTTTCAAAAAGTCGATTTCTTTCCAGTACTCCAAACGCTTGTCTACTAGAGTCTGATATCTCCCAAGTTTAAGACAAATAGATTGACCGTATTTCTCTAAATCTCTTAATGGATTCATATTTCCACCTTATGTAAAAATAATTTTTACCTCCTTACCAATTCTAGAGCATGTTTCACTACATTATCTACATTAAAACCCAACTTATCGTAAACAATGTCACTAGGAGCAGATGCTCCAAATCGATCTAAACCAATCACCACTCCCATCTCCCCAACATAATTGGGCCAACCTATTGTGACGCCTGCTTCTAAAGCAAGTTTGGGCACATCAGGTTGAAGCACGTGTTTTTTGTATTCTATAGGTTGCTCTTCAAAAAGCTCCCATGACGGCATAGAGACAACTTGTACATTTAATCCCTTTTTCTTTAACTCCACGCTGGAGTCTAGGGCCAAGTGCACTTCCGATCCTGTTGCGATGAGAGTGATATCTGGATTTCCAGAGTCCGATTCAGCGAGTATGTAAGCGCCACGAGGAACACCCTCCTTAATAGGATAATGCTCTGGGTCCAGAACTGATAAATCCTGATGTGATAATATAAGGGAGACTGGGCCTTTTCGCTCGACTGCAACTTCCCAAGCCACTGCAGTCTCATTGGCGTCAGCAGGGCGGATCACTGTCAATCCTGGAATGGCCCGGAGACTCATCAAATGTTCCACAGGCTGATGGGTTGGACCATCTTCTCCCAGACCGATGCTATCGTGGGTGAATATGAAGATTACATGGGTCTGCATTAATGCTGCTAGTCTTATGGCTGGACGCATATAATCGGAAAAGACCAAGAAGGTTGCAGTATAGGGGATATAATTGCTGTATAGGGCCATACCGTTAGCGATGGCCCCCATGGCGTGTTCTCGAACTCCAAAGTGGATATTGTGTGCACAGTCTTTGCTGAAACCGAAGTCCCCATAACCCGTAAGAATTGTCTTTGTCGAAGGATCAAGGTCTGCTGAACCTCCTATTAAGAAGTGGTGTGGTGCTCCACCTAAAGAATGAAGTTTCTCACTCAGCACGTTCATCACCTTGCCTGAGGCGTTGCGGGTTGCCATCGGCCCTTCTTTGGGTTTGAAAGAAGGAATGAAACTTTTCCAGTTGACAGGTAGTTCGCCTTTTATTACCTGCTCGAATTGGGAAGCTAGATCTGGCGCCTCATGTCGATAGTCATCTAGAAGGTTGTTCCATTCGATTTCTAGGTTGTCTCCTTTTGCGATGGCTAGATGGAAATGATTTAATGTTTCCTCAGGAATGTAGAAAGTCGGTTCTGTGGGCCAGTCTAAAGCTCTTTTAGTTTCCAGTAGAGCCTTTTGACCCAATGGTTCACCATGGGCGACTGCAGTATTCTGTTTTGGACTTCCATAACCGATCTGAGTTCGAACTATGATAAGGGTGGGCTTCTTCTTTTCGTCCTTAGCCCTTCGAATAACTTTATCTATCTCCAATAGATTATTGCCGTCAGCTACTTGAAGAACAAACCAGCCATATGTTTCAAAACGTTGAAGTACATTCTCTGTGAATGTTATGTCCGTTTCTCCTTCGATTGAAATGTGGTTATCATCATAAAGATAGATAAGTTTGTTTAAATGTAATGTACCAGCCAGATAGGCAGCTTCAGAGCTGATACCTTCCATAAGGTCACCATCAGAGATTATGGAATATGTGTAATTGTCTACTATTGGAAAATTCGGTAGGTTGAAGCAGTTAGCAAGAAATCTTTCAGCCATCGCCATTCCCACACCCATGGCAAAGCCTTGACCTAAAGGGCCAGTTGTTGTCTCTACCCCTGTAGTAAGACCGTACTCTGGATGACCAGGGGTCTTACTCCCCCATTGACGAAAGCGTTTCAATTCATCTAAAGGTAGATCGTATCCGTAGAGGTGTAGAAGAGCATAGAGTAAAGCCGAGCCATGTCCCGCCGAGAGGATAAAGCGGTCACGGTTGATCCAAAAGGGGTTACGGGGGTTATGACGAAGGAACCTGTCCCATAGGACATACGCCATTGGTGCTGCGCCTAGAGGTATACCAGGATGGCCCGATCCGGCTTGTTCAATAGCATCAAGGGCTAGGAAACGTAAGGCGTTAATACAGAGTTCATCTAAACTCTTCATCAATATAGCCTCCTTGATTATCATATAGTTTTATGAAAATGTTATAAATAAACATGTAATTCTTTTACCATTCAGATAATTTATGGAGACCGTATATCTTATTTTGGGCCAAGGCAGCTGCCCCTATAACGCCAGCATCATCACCTAGTGCAGCTTTTACAAATTTTAGGTTTTTAAGGGCTGATTCAAGTGCTTTTTTTCGAGTAAAATTTTCCACTATTTGGATCAGATCTGGTAAACCTTCGATGACACCGCCTCCTAAAACAAAGAGGCAGGGATTAAATGCGTTTACAATACTCACTGCACCTGCAGCAAGGTATTGTCCGGTTTCTTTCACTAACTGATGAGCTTTCTGGTCCCCTTCTCGGTAGGCATGGCCAACGGTAGCTGCTGTGATATTTTCAATACTGCCTGCTAAGGAAGTCAAGTACTGCCACGCTTCAGGATCAGACCGAACAGCTTCTTGTGCTCGTTCAGCTATCGCCCAACCACCAGCATAAGCTTCTAAACAACCCATATTGGGACAGCGGCAACTACGACCACCGTAAACGATAGTGATATGTCCCAGTTCTCCACCAGTATTACTACAACCCACTAATATCTTCCCGCCACTTATTACGCCACCACCTATGCCAGTTCCAACAAAGAGAACGATTAGGTCATCCACACCTTTTCCCGAGCCGTAACGCCATTCACCCCAAGTCGCAGCGCGCACATCATTGACTACAATTACTGGCAAACCTAATTTCTCTTCTAACTTCTCTTTTAAGGGTACATTTCGCCATTTCAGATTAGGTGCGTAGTGCACAACTCCTTTAAAATCAACTTGTCCGGCGATGCCAATCCCCAAAACCTTGGCTTCTTGTCTAGCTTTGTCAAGGCATTCATCTATACTTGTTAGGATGTCTGTGATAATCTTATCCGAGCCCTTCTCCGGATGTGTTGGATATTTATGAGCTGATAAAATCTGACCATTAACATCTACTAAAGCTGTTTTAACTTTTGTGCCTCCGAGGTCGACTCCTAATGTGGGGAGTGACGTAACATTACGTTCCATCATTTTATAATTAATTAAGGCGGGGTAATTAATTATTTATACGGGAAAATATGCAGTGGGCTATATACTGCTTACCTCTAACTCCTCTCTAGTTAGATACCAAACAGAAATTATCAAAACACTAGCTAATCCATAATTAAAGAGTGCACAGTAAAGAGCTAGCTAGCGAAATCCATAAGCTCTTTAATATTATGTATCTCAATTAGGTTACTCGCGTGTTTTGTACGTGTTCGAACAGCAGCAGTAAAAAGAACATTATCTTCATCATTAATGAGACCGATGGTGCGAAGTTGGTTCGCTAAGAACATTATTCGATCTTTCTCATTGCTATAATCTATATTTATAGGATATACGCCAAAAACCAACTCAAGATGGTTCTTGACTTTTTTCTCTGGTGTAACCGCAATTATCGGTTGTAGAATTTTAAATCTTGATATCATCTTCGCTGTGTAACCTGATCTGGTCAAGGTCACGATTTTGTCAATTAACATGCTTTGACATACACTCTTAATTGATTTACTTATTGTATCCGAAATACTGATGAACTTACCATTTTTAACATTGCTTTCTACTGCTTTTTCAGTCTCCTTTGCAATTCTACTCATCATCGAAACAGCTTCTACTGGATACTGACCTATTGATGTCTCCCCTGAAAGCATCATCACATCTGTTCCGTCTAATATTGCATTGGCTACATCACTAACTTCAGCTCTAGTTGGGTTTGGCTGATAAATCATTGATTCGAGCATTTCTGTAGCTGTCACAACAGTTTTGCCTTTTTGATTACATAGTCTGATTATAGATTTCTGAGCTAAAGGAACGTTTTCAGGTTTAATTTCAACACCTAGATCGCCCCTTGCTATCATTATATATTCTACTGCATCTAAAATCTCTTTGAAATTTTTTAAGCCTTCAGCATTTTCAATCTTAGCAATAATCTCGCCTTTAGCTTTAGATTTTAGATTTTGTATATCTTGAACATTCCTTGTAAAAGAAAGAGCAATAAACTCAAGATTATTTTCTTTTGCAAATTCAATGATCTCTAGGTCCCTCATAGAAAGAGTTGGAATTGAAAATTTTTTGTTGGGGATATTTACCCCTTTACCATCATCAATTTCTCCGTTGTTCATTACTAACAGACTTAATATTCCATCTTTCTTCTCAATAACCTGAGTCTTTATCTTGCCATTGTCGATATAGACTTCATCATCTATACTCATACCATCATAGAAATCATGGTTGAAGTTGATTTCCTCATTTTTAAAACCTATCTTTAGAATATCTCCTTTTTTTGTGATTTTCTTTTGCTTTGCTCGAAGCCTGATTTCAGGCCCCTTAATATCGATTATTATTGGAATATCAGCCGTTTTTCGAATATTATCTATAATTAGCTTGTATTGACTAAGAGTCCCGTAGGCAGCATTTATCCTGACACCATTCATCCCTTCTTGATACATTTTTTGCAGTATTCCCGTTTGAAGGCTGGCTGGACCAATTGAGCAGATAATTTTAGTTTTTTTCAGCATTTAACTTCCTTAATTAGTACGAGGGGCCTAAATAAAGAGTATTTTAGTAAAGAAAAATGTCTTTACTTCTGAGCGAATGGTATATTGACTGTGTTTTTTTATGAGTGTATCTAGAAGCATTAATCAGTGAATGTATTACTAACTTGTATTACTAAATTTATTCAACCGATTATTTCCATACTACTGCTTTAGTTATTCGACAATCCCAGCAGGCATAAAATGATTTTGTGATTTTTATTAAATCTGGTTTCGGTTTGATCAGATCAGGATGCGGTTGGTATAAACAATCACCAACTCTTTCCATCTCTTTTCCACACTCTGGACAGAGTGGATGATGTTCTTCAAATATGGATTTACACTTACTTGTCCAGCAGCAGACTCTATGAAATTCACCGTGAGCTATACACCAACGATTTGGTGAAACTTTGTTATGGAGCGGACAAAAACTCATAATCTACACCTTTCAATTCGAATTATCAATTTCATCAGAGGGCTCTTAACGAGAAATTAACTTATTTAACCTTACCGATTCGCATATACCAAATTCGGTCTACAATCAAGTAGATGCCCTGATCAAATCAAGGCTGATCTGCCAAAGTCTTAGAGCGGTTGTTTCGTTGTAGGAGGCTTTGGATGATTTGACCGCTCTTTTTTTCTCAAAATACCTCCCTGAAACATTTTCTACTTCAGGTGATGTTGCTAGAAAGATTATCGTCTCTGCACCCTTCTTTGGACTTTGACTAAATACATTAATCAGTCGCTTCATAGAACCCATGACCCTGCTACCATCCAAACCAAACTTAGTCGCAACTAATCCAGGGTTTACCGCGTTCACTGTTACACTTGTCGCTTCAAGACGTCGCGCTAGCTCATAAGTGAACAGAATTTGGGCGAGCTTGGCCTGACCATATGCCCCTGCCCCTGAATACTTTTGTCTACTCTGTAAATCTTCAAAATTGATATTCGCCCTTTTATGTATGCCAGACGAGACATTGATGATACGAGAAGGAGCGCTTGCTTTCAAGGTATCAATTAATAAATTAGTCAACAAAAAGTGGCTCAGATAGTTAACGGCAAAAGTCATCTCTATACCATCTACTGTTTCCTGACGCTTATAGTAAAACGCTCCAGCATTGTTCACCAATACATCAAGTTTTTGATATTGGCTCATAAATTGCTCGGCAAGATTGTATATATCACTTTGAATTGATAGGTCAGCAAGGATAAACTCAACATTTGAGTTGCCTGTCTGATCTATAATTTTTCTAACAGTGGTAACGGCCTTTTCCGAATTTCGGCCTAAAACAATCACAGTTGCGCCTTTTGCAGCGAGTGCTTTGGCTGTAACCTTGCCCAAGCCTGAAGTAGCTCCCGTTACCATACAAACTCTATTTGCCATAGATCTATCTAGATTTACCAAATTAAGTTGATAATTTGTTGACACCAATCTTTATAATAATTATTATGATAAGATACTTGTATGAATATATTTTTATAACAGTGTTATGCTATTATTGTTGTGGTATATAAAATGGTGAAAGTTAAAGCTTCATTTGGAGCAGGTTGTTTTTGGAGTGTTGAAGATACATTTCGCAAAGTCAAAGGTGTTTTATCTACTGCTGTAGGATTTATGGGTGGAATGACGAAGGATCCGACATATAAAGAAGTGTGTACTGATAGAACGGGACATGCAGAAGTAGTTCAATTGGAGTATGATCCTTCTTTAGTTTCTTATGAAGAGCTTTTAGAAGTGTTTTGGGAGATTCATGATCCTACAACCTTGAACAGACAAGGTCCAGATGTGGGCTCTCAATATAGATCGGTGATTTTCTATCATACTGAAGAGCAAAAAGTTCAAGCTGAGGAATCAAAGAAAAAACAAGAAAAATCTCGAAAATATAAAAATAAGATCGTAACCGAAATAAAGCCTGCTTCAGTATTTTATATGGCCGAAGATTACCACCAACAATATCTGGAAAAATGTGGTTTGAAGAATCAAGGTATCTGTTAAGAAGGTGCATAGAGTTATGAGAAATAAAAATAAGATAGACAGATCAGAAAAAGAGTGGAAAAAAAACCTTGCTACTGAAGAGTACCATGTCCTAAGAGAAAAGGGGACTGAGCCAGCATTTACTGGAAAATATCTCGACAACAAAAAGAAGGGTGTTTACAATTGTGCTGGTTGTGGTAATGATTTATTCCTCTCAGATACAAAATATGATTCAAGGTCTGGTTGGCCCAGTTTTTGGGCTCCAACTTCGGAAGACAGTATTGAAATAAAACCTGATAAGAGTTTAGGGATGCAGAGGACTGAAGTACTCTGTAGCCGGTGTGGAGGTCATCTCGGCCACGTATTTGAAGATGGTCCTGAACCTACGGGTCTTCGTTTCTGTATTAATTCGATAGCACTTGATTTCAAAGAGAAATAAAAGTTGAAGAAAGAGAAAGGATTACGGAATTACCCAGATATTCATTAAAAGAACTTTTATCT
Encoded proteins:
- the msrB gene encoding peptide-methionine (R)-S-oxide reductase MsrB — translated: MRNKNKIDRSEKEWKKNLATEEYHVLREKGTEPAFTGKYLDNKKKGVYNCAGCGNDLFLSDTKYDSRSGWPSFWAPTSEDSIEIKPDKSLGMQRTEVLCSRCGGHLGHVFEDGPEPTGLRFCINSIALDFKEK